A stretch of the Thermoplasmatales archaeon genome encodes the following:
- a CDS encoding NAD+ synthase, translated as MLSINEEEVLNIILNFIRDYREKSMRDKIVIGLSGGVDSSLVAKLATMAIGKENVHAIFLPDISTPLEDLEHARFMAKSLGISYKVIDLSPMMHSITNACGEMDEITLGNIKARLRMIFLYQFANSKNALVCGASNKTELMVGYFTKYGDGASDILPIGDLYKTQVYQLSRYVGIPQEILKKPPTAGLWKGQTDEKELGITYEKLDKILYGIERQKSFEEISKIADVRIEEVKRIYEMVKKTEHKRRLPVIPKISFRTIGIDWRFPL; from the coding sequence ATGCTGAGTATAAATGAAGAAGAAGTCCTCAATATCATATTGAACTTCATAAGAGATTACAGGGAGAAGAGCATGAGAGATAAAATTGTTATTGGTCTATCTGGCGGCGTAGATTCATCTCTTGTTGCAAAATTAGCTACAATGGCAATAGGAAAAGAAAATGTTCATGCTATTTTCCTTCCAGATATTTCAACTCCTCTCGAAGATTTGGAGCATGCTCGATTTATGGCAAAAAGTTTAGGCATATCCTATAAAGTTATTGATTTGTCACCAATGATGCATTCAATAACAAATGCATGTGGTGAAATGGATGAGATTACTCTAGGAAATATAAAAGCAAGGCTTAGGATGATATTTCTTTACCAGTTTGCGAACTCAAAAAATGCACTTGTTTGCGGTGCATCAAATAAAACAGAACTTATGGTTGGGTACTTTACTAAATATGGGGATGGAGCAAGTGATATTCTTCCAATAGGTGATTTATATAAAACACAGGTATATCAGCTTTCCAGATATGTTGGGATACCACAGGAAATATTGAAAAAGCCACCTACCGCCGGCCTGTGGAAAGGTCAAACAGATGAGAAAGAGCTTGGCATAACATATGAAAAATTGGATAAAATATTGTATGGAATAGAAAGACAGAAAAGTTTTGAAGAAATATCAAAGATAGCGGATGTAAGAATTGAAGAGGTGAAAAGGATATATGAAATGGTTAAAAAAACAGAGCACAAAAGAAGATTACCTGTTATCCCAAAAATATCATTCCGCACAATAGGAATTGACTGGCGCTTTCCTTTATAA